The sequence tgtgaaattatacatgtataatttcagttacatcacactgtaaatttttgctataaattctgtgttacgattgagccctccactatcacctgatgaaggagcgtcgctccgaaagctagtgtgcttcaattaaacctgttggactataacctggtgtgtgatttttaatcaaaTCCGATGTATCTAGGAAGACGTAGATTGATGTATTTACATTTTTGCTGCATACaccagatatatttccaagtattTTGATGCATTGAAAGTACAGTAAAGTTTTCTTACCAAGGAAAATTATTTTGCCATTTTTCTCATATCAAAATCATTAATTTATTAATTGGTACATTGGTGGCAAAAGTTTTAGCTAAAACATCAAGGACATAATTGAATGCTAGCATTGGATTTTTAGCATCTCATATGAAAAATGGTACCTCCAATGATGGACCCCATGTTGAGTTTAAGGCTGCATTgaatttgcttcatcaatggaTGTTCCTGCATAATAAATCTGAAGTGAGGACGTTTGCTGATAATTGTATAATATTCTGTACTATTTGCAACTTCTCAGACTCTGAAGCAATctatgcaaaagtgaggactgcagatgctggaaaccagagtctagattagagtggtgctggaaaagctctgcaggtcaggcagcatcccaggagcaagaaaatcgacgttttgggcacaaatccttcatcaggaatggcaccattcttgatgaagggtttgtgcctgaaacatcgattttcctgctccttggatgctggctgacttgttgtgcttttccagcaccactctaatctagactgaagcagtctatgtcaaTATGCAGCAAGATTTGGACAGCATGCTCAGGCTGATAAGAGGGAAGAAATACTTGCACCATACAGCTGACAGGCAATGACAATAAATCTGCTACTTTGAACATTCTGGGGCTTTCCAATGATAAGAAACTAAGCTGGACCTGCTATATAGACactgtagctacaagagcaggtcagaggtaaataattctgattagattagatttccttacagtgtggaaacaggccctttggcccaacaagtccacaccgaccctccgaagaataacccacccagacccatttgcctctaactaatgcacctaacactatgggcaatttacctgacttgcacatctttcaactgtgggaggaaacccacacagacacgaggagaatgtgcaaactccacacagacagttgcccaaggctgggattgaacctgggcccctggtgctatgaggtagcagtgctaaccactgagccaccgtgccacaatTCTGTCATGATTGACTGACCTtctgtctccccagtgtctgCATGCTATCTACAAAGTACAAATctggagtgtaatggaatactctccactggcCTCAATGAGTCaacctccaacaacactcaagaagcttgatagcATCCAGAACATAGCTGCATGCTTAACTGACATCCCAACTTTAACATTCACTCTCTTCACCACTGATGTgctgtggcagcagtgtgtactctcTGCAAGATGTATGGCAGttattcaccaaggttccttcaaCAGTGCTTTCTAAACCAATCACCTCAACAAGGATAGTAAACATATGGGAAGaccaaactggaggcctgtgaccagtggtgtgccacaaggatcggtgctgggtcctctactttttgtcatttacataaatgatttggatgtgagcataagaggtatagttagtaagtttgcagatgataccaaaattggggatgtagtggacagcaaagaaggttacctcagagtacaacatgatctggaccagatgggccaatgggctgagaagtggcaaatggagtttaattcagataaatgcgaggtgctgcattttgggaaagcaaatcttagcaggacttatacacttaatggtaaggtcttagggagtgttgctgaacaaagagaccctggagtggaggttcatagttccttgaaagtggagtcgcaggtagataggatagtgaagaaggtgtttggtatgctttcttttattggtcagagtattgagtacaggagttgggaggtcatgttgcggctgtacaggacattggttaggccacttttggaatattgtgtccaattctggtctccttcctatctgaaagatgttgtgaaacttgaaagggttcagaaaagatttacaaggatgttgcctgggttggagggtctgagctatagggagaggctgaacaggctggggctgttttccctggagcgtcggaggctgaggggtgaccttatagaggtttacaaaattatgaggggcatggatagggtaaatagacaaagtcttttccttggggtaggggagtccagaactggagggtataggtttaggttgagaggggaaagatataaaagagacctaagggtcaaccttttcacacaaaggatggtacatgtattgaatgagctgccagaggaagtgatggaggctggtacaattgcaacatttaaaaggcatttggatgtgtgtaTGAATTAGAAGGGTTTGGAAGGCTATGGGTTGGGttctggcaggttggactagattgagttgggatatgtgattggaagggcctgtttccatgtttacatctctatgactctatcacctgCATGTTCCTCTCTAACTCATTTCTGATCCTAAGTTGCTGCTTCATCGTCACTGAATTAAAATCTTTGAAATGCCTCACAACATTGTGGATAACccttcagtggttcaagaaggcagctctccgCAACCTTCTCCAGAGCAtttaaggatgggtaataaacaCTGGCCTGACCAGTAATGACCATATCCCATGAAATGGAGGACATTTTCGATAGGGCCCACAATATGCTTGAGATAGAACCTGAAGCATATATCTTTCTGAGAATAAGAGGTCCGCTGCACGTCTGGGAAAGTGTGGCTCTGAGTTGGGGCAAGGCTGACTGCAGGTCGAGTAAGTTGCATGGCTGAAAGCGTGGAGCAGAGGATCCGGAAAGAGAATTGTTGTTGAAGGTTTCGGATTTGTATCGAGCATGTATCCTTCTGAAGATGTAGAAATACAAATCCGAAACCTTCAACAATGATTGTCTTTCCGGATTCTCTGCTCCACGCTATCAGCCGGGCACTGCCATCTACTGGACCTGCAGTCAGTCCTGCCCAGCTCAGAGCCGCACTTTCCCAAACCTGCAGTGGACTTCTGTATTTCTACATCCTCAGAAGGATAAATGTTCGATCTGAACTGTAGAACCGGAAGCGACAGCCTTGCAGAGACCATAGTGCTACCACATTCTTTTATCCAGATTTATTTTTGAAAGTCAAAATCTCTAGTGCTGCATTTCACTTGTGCAGAATCTTCAAACGTTTAATTCCAATTCGTTCCTGGAATCTCCTGTAGAAGAACAGCTATTCAACTGCATGAACACCACAAGGGTCTATTAATCTTCCACATTATCGAATCATTGCCTTGTGTGGACCCTCCCAATGTTTCACACTTTATGAATTCTTGACGGAACTGTGAAATTATGCTTTTTTTCCCAAAGGCAATAATATTTGTTGTATATAATTAATCAAAAGTACATACGTCTGCCTCTCGCTAGCTGGGCATTTGAAAAGCATTACATTTCTTTAGCTTCTCAGGGAAGTTTGAAGCGTCATTGTTTCGTTAAACGATTGTAGGATTGAACAACAGCGACGAACAAATGAGCAATGTAGATAGTGGCAGAGATTTTGAGAATAAAACTCGCAAGAGTTTAGATTATCTACCACGTTCAGTGAAAGAGGGACAGCATTCAATGAAAGACAACTTTACCAATTGCGATTATTTAATACCCAGTTTATAGACACATGCGAAAATCAATCGTGTAAATTCCCGACTGTAACCGTTATCTGAACAAAACTACGTATTTTTTCGTTTCTTCCCACTGTATTATTTGCTATGGTGTAAAGACAACGCTACTATGACATAAGGGCAGTGCGTCAAAAATGATCACACTGCCAATAGGAATAAttgttttctttgtttctttaaaagccatttggagtAACAAATTATTTTAGATGCGTTAAGTTTCTCCAAACACCATAATATCTTAACAAGATCACGGATTTCCAAAATAGTATTGTCAACCCATCAAAATCATGTCCTTTGTCTTCAGGAAAGTTACAATGTTTTAAAAGATGCTATTGTGTCCTCCGTAAACCATAAAATTGTCACCGGGGACTGATTAAAAAGTTCTGAATTGAAACTCTGCGGAATTTGTCTGCATCCTATTCAGACCTGACAATGCGCCTTTCAGCTTAGTTTACAAGAAGGGTTTAATGGTGGTTCTGTTGGAGATTCTCCAAGGCTAACTGCATCCATATGGAATACACGGAGGACATCAGCTGGGACAAAGAGCCCAGGTGACAGCGCCAGCCTCTATCTTTGCCCAGCAGGCAGCAAAGACAACACAGGGTTCAGATCCTCTGCAAGTTTCATCAAAATGCACGCCTCCTACATTTCACTTTCTCATGCCGACAACTTtcccttttcctgctccttaatGGTCATTGTGCCGATATAAACTGCTTAACTTCCTAATGCATCTCCAGTGAGATTCAAACGCTGCTTTGATTCCTGACGAGATATCATGACAATGGGTCATTTTGCATGATATTGCCATGGTTGTTGCAATGACGTTCGCTCAGTTTGTTTCCTTAGATACTAGTTAAACAACGAAATTATTGATGTGTGCAAAAGTATTTGATAGTACACCGACATAATGCGATCGGTTATTCGGTTTTACTTGTCATCCTTCTCATGATATTATCTTATCCTTTACAGGTATAATGAGGCGATTGTAACAGCAACGTTTCCCTGTACGGAAACACAGACACTCGAGGTGTggatggggaatggggatgggattAAAACAATCCATAACGTTTAGCCTGAGAGCACTTACCTGAAGTATTCTTGTGTCCAGTTAAGTGCGGAATACGACTTGGGAAAGCAAAGTAAATATGCAGGTGCCCAAAATGGTTCAAATTATGTTCAGAATGCAATGAGCTACAGTCATGAGCgtttctccaccccccccccccacccccgtaacCTTATTATTAGCACTTCAACATTCACGCTATCACATGTTTACTCTAACATATCACCAGGGTCATCCAATTTCCTGGTTGAATATCCCAAATTGGGTTCAGATGAGGTCTTCAGCAAACAAAACTTGAAGGCCGACGTGAGAGAAGGCTAACCAGGTTATTTTCCAAACAAGCTATCTGGATATCCTGATGGGAAATATTCTTTTTGGAGATCGTTTGAAGCCTCAAATATAAATTTCTCAGTCTCACGCTAGCAGAAGTTTTTAGGATTTCTGAAACACTCGAGAGAAAGAATTATGACAATAGGGAGAAGCAACGTTTTGTAATATAGTGATGGAACGGACGGGGCTCATCCACATTACTGGTCAGCAATCATTTCAAATACCATGCCATTGCATTGCAATCTAAGTACGAGCTACAAAATAATTCGGCATTGTTTCACTTTCTTCCTTTACTTGGACGCATCACCTTCGGGAATCTAACAAAAGTCACCTGTGATAGTGCGCTGTTGTGCTCTGACGAAGATTGTGTTTTGATTTCCTGCAGAGTTAAGTTAATTGAAATGTATACATCATTACGGAATTCTCCTCAATCTATATCTGCCGCGCTAATTGAAGTTTCGGAATCTTTTTAAAATTGCATAATGAACAATGAAATGACGTATTTTGAACTACTGCAAAACTTTTTTCTCATTGTTCCTTATTTCACCTTAAGTTGCCTTCACTAGAAACTTTCATTCAACTACAGTTCTCAGAAGTGAGCGAAATTTACCTTGTGTTATTATACCATAGTTAGACGTTCATAAATCACGGAACAGAACAGAAATACTACATTAAGTATTGCTGGTTGCTTTGTTATCTGTTTAATCACCTTTATTCTACAAATCAATGAAATGTAATGAGCGTTGTTGGCAAATTGTAGAACTGTTTGTCACCATCACAATTCGCGTGAACAAGTTAATCAAATCCTGTTGGAAAGTTCTTTGTTAAAATCTAACAATGAGTGAAGAGATTTAAATGTATCCTCGGTTAATGACCAaatagaaaaggaaagagaatcCCAGAAAATGCGAGCACATCTTTATCCACCTCCAGCGTATCTTTGGCGTACGATTTCGCCTGCTGGTTCTGTGCAACAAAATTTCAAACATGTTTATGAAGAACGGGTTTATGGTTTATTTCTACAAAACATCTGGGGGAATATATCTCCTCTTGTGCGTCTAAAGTCTTTTAACAATATTTTTTAAACGATAGGATTTTAAATAATGAAAAGTTCAGGAATAAGGTATTATTTTTAAATGTATATATCTGTTGCCAATAAATTAACTGATATTACTGCCACTTCAGAAACAAATTTTTCTAATCTTAGGTAATTTAGTAGTTAAACAGAAGTGCATTGTTTTCTCATAATAAAGTATGAAGGTGGTTTCATGTCTCGAAATTGTGAGCATGTTATTTAGTAATATTTTAAAAGAATGCGCGATTCATAGTAAGAATTGAGTGCAGAAAATTCTCGTCGACAATTATACATACTGACTTCACTGTGACCAGCATTCAAGAAAAAGAATGAAGTTGATATTGGGCAATGCTAATTGCCTTTTTTCATCAGTACATAGCAAGTATGTATTCACAATAATGCGTTTATTTTTAAATCCCAATTCCCAGCAGAATAAGTGATGTGAAGGGTTAAATctgtttcagttcagaaaagaatttgcTTATTCTCCTtttaaaaaaagagtaaagataaCTTTGTTGTATATAATCCAACAATTTAAACCATGCATGAAAATTAGGAGATTACATTTCCAGTCGCCAATATAACGGTTGGCATACAGGGCACTCCCCCACCCCGTAAACGTGCCTGCACAATCTTGATTTAAAGGAGAAAGTTAACTTTGTCATATAATTAAATAAAAATCCTAAGGAAAGAAATGCTTTCACTTCCAGGTGGAGCGTCTGTAGGACAACTGTTAcacaacaattttaaaaatgaacttcATTCTGGAGAAGAGAATTTAGGTCGAACACATTTATCTCACAAAATTTCCCTCATGAATGCGTTCAAATCATTCAATATTAAAATTAGGACCAATTCTAACAAGACAATTGAAAGTGTTCAGGTCGAATCTCAAAAATATTTCGCATTAGTTTCCAACAGAGGACATGGTGCAACTAATCCATTCATGCACTTTGCCAGAGCGAAGGAGTGAGTTATCGCTAATTTACCTTTTGCACTTTGCATTGAGAAAGTAGAAATATCAGCATTGACATTTATTGGGAATGAATATGGTAAAAAGTCAATTGTTATTATATCTAATACTTTCAAACCAAGGTTTTGTTATATGGAGGATCCGTTTGCATCATTTTCCCCCAGACACAATATGTAGCAAATCAATCTGTGACTACTTACTGTCATTTTATTTTCTCAAGCAGGCAACTACAACTTTTAAAGCACGAGAGCTGCTTTGTTGGCATTTTCTATGCTTGAAGAGGAATAGTTAAGATTTTTCTATCTCACATCCAAGAATTTGTGAACCAGCTACATTGCTTTTGGAGGACGGGTTATGCACGATAGGAAGATATCAGTTACATTTCAAAAGTGGTCAAAAGAAAAATCTGGAAAAGGACCTTGAAATGCTTTTGTGCAGAAAATACCAAAAAATACAATTACAACGGAAAATTCGACCATTCACAAACCCACTGAACTACATAAGCAATTATTTGATACATGGAGTAATAACAGTAATTCACTTTAGTTTAGAATGTCCATGTTTCACCAGGTCCACTGTTGTCTCCGTATTCCAGGATGTGTTAAGTGATGATAGCTGGGAAAGACGCCAAATGGTCCAGTGTGCTGTACCTGCTGAAAACCATGGACTGTGAAAGCAGTGTAGGAATGATTGGGTTGAACAGTGTCGCCGGGCTTGTCCTGGATTTGTACGGAGGCAATGGAGCAAGAATGACAGGGTTTGCCATCTCTGACCAGCACTGGCACTGCCACTCTGCGGAACAGTTGCGGCTGGCTCATATCTATCTGCAGGCTGCTATCCACACGGGCTCTCTTCATTTTATACCTGTGGTTTTGGAACCAGATCTTCACCTGAGTCGGGGTAAGGCTCAAAAGGTGAGCGAAGTGTTCGCGTTCAGGGGCGGATAGGTAACGCTGTTGTTGGAATCTTCGTTCTAACTCAAACGTTTGCGCTTTGGAGAACAGAACTCGCCGTTTTTTCTTCTTCTCAATACTCGTGATGGATGAACAGCCTTTTCTTTGATGACAATCTGCCGGAGCTGTATCCGTGTTGCTGTCAGGGGCTGCAAGGAAACATTTTCCGGTTAAAATTTCTTGCGATACTTCATCAGAGTCCAAGATACTAAATTCGCACGGAAAGCGAAATTTGAATTGGTATACTTACAAATCTTGTCAGAGCCAAGCCACGCCGAAAATGATAGTTTCGAAAAGTGATGGTGTGAGGCTTGGCCTGATTCTTTCTTAATGGCAGTCGATTGTATGGCTTTGCCACTTCCTTGATCCCATTGCTCTAGACGGTCAATTTCATGCTGATCAGGTAAATTTAAAATACTGCGCACAGTGAAACTCGCCCTGCTTAGCGACATGTTGACAAATTGTCAGCGTCCACCGAATTTTTGAGAGAAATGAATTACTTGCAGTTTAAAGCCCTCTCCGTGAATAGGAGGTACGATTATACCTCGCTGCTTAATGGTACAGCAGTAGCGAGTCTTTTACAGAAGCGTCCTGTGTTTATATAAACAGTCCTCTTCACCGCCAACAGTGGCAACCTTCAGATGGTGTCTGACCACAGGATACCAAGTACCTGTATCAGTCAAGTGCCAGAGCATTAATGTGAGTAAGTGTAACCTTACCAGAGAATTACCCGGCACTTCCTGAATGACAGCAGGAAACAGGCTTCATCGTTACATATTCTGCCTGATTAGCAAAGAACGTAGTGAACAGATAATGGTAATTGTGTTAGTGAATTAGTGAATTACATCTTGGGTGGTTAGTGGTGGCCAcaacccttcccccttccccattatTTGCATACAAAGTAAAGAAGCAGTGACAGATTTCTCCAGTTCATTTAATTACTTATTCATTTGTTAACTAACCCATGAGtgttatttaacgtgaactggaCGCGCTGTATTTACTGCAATTAAATACATAAGGTGCATTTTCCGCCCCTCAGCATCTCCTTTTTGAAACTATGACAAATGGGAATTCCCATGGCAGAATTTACAACCGATATGAAGTATTGGTTTTGCAGGGAACATTACGCCGGATATCGAAACTAGCGAATCAATATCGAGCCACAGACAACTGCGAGGAGTAACAAAATATACAATGTTCAGCTGGTCCCATTTAATGAAGCATTTATTAATCATTTGGATCGAAAATATTCAGACAGATTCATTTATATTTAAAAAGTGAATAGATGCCAATTAAGGAATACTGTACGGTTATAGCAGAACTTTTTGCTCAAGACTACTTGTTTCTCAAAGAAGATCACTACATTTGATAACTTAGTTAAAAACTGAACTTCTTCGATGTTCTTTACACTAAACTCGAGTTGGCCATCTTTCTGATCATTTCTGTTGGGTAATCTTCAGGCAAAGATTCCCATGCCATGCCTATTTGTGGCACCTATCAAGTCTGCTTGTGTGACAGTGCTCCATGCTCCACAAACTCCCTCACAACGTCCTGGGTGGTCGAAAGTGGGAGAACATAAATACATGCCAACTGCTAGGCTGCAAACAATAGAAGAAATGTAGACCATCGTCCCGGACCTGTTGGAAGCATTTGTTCCAGTCAAGATTTTGCATTTGTTCAGTCATCAAATAATAGATGATTGACGCCTCAACACAATGTGCTTTAACTTTTTGGGATAAGTCCGAGTTTGTTCCTTGTTGTCATGGTTTTCAATGGAATTAAAAAGGATTTGGCTGCTATCGACATTGCTTCTCGCCTAATGCTGCCAAGTGCATAAA is a genomic window of Chiloscyllium punctatum isolate Juve2018m chromosome 4, sChiPun1.3, whole genome shotgun sequence containing:
- the nkx2.9 gene encoding NK2 transcription factor related, locus 9; the encoded protein is MSLSRASFTVRSILNLPDQHEIDRLEQWDQGSGKAIQSTAIKKESGQASHHHFSKLSFSAWLGSDKISPDSNTDTAPADCHQRKGCSSITSIEKKKKRRVLFSKAQTFELERRFQQQRYLSAPEREHFAHLLSLTPTQVKIWFQNHRYKMKRARVDSSLQIDMSQPQLFRRVAVPVLVRDGKPCHSCSIASVQIQDKPGDTVQPNHSYTAFTVHGFQQVQHTGPFGVFPSYHHLTHPGIRRQQWTW